In the genome of Lathyrus oleraceus cultivar Zhongwan6 chromosome 4, CAAS_Psat_ZW6_1.0, whole genome shotgun sequence, the window TATTAACAccctcacatccattgtactcgATGAGAACCACTAGTTTGTATCAATGCGTATGGATGTTGTTTATTTGAATGATACTTGCTATCGGGCAATGAGATGAGAAAGAATAAGATGGAaagagaaaataagttttaaattagtTTGTTCGCCAAGGTTTCGAACCCTTATGCATATGTATCCTCATtcgtgcaataaggaagtcagagctccatagttcCGCTCATAAACAgagtatttgtttggttgtttttatgAACAATGTTGACGTTCGCGTTCTACTGTCAACTTTcttgtatgctcgagcatgagagcattaagtgtttgtttgtttgcaatagaatggatgcgcttggatcacattctagcagttaaacattacaTGCTCGCTCATGGAGGCTTAAGATTCGTTTACagtagaacggaagtaacacgtcATTTCTGAAAAGGTTTGAAAGATGCCCTAAGGCAGAAAATGATTTGATTGGTTGGGGTTGATTTTAGTACAAAGACAAGTATCAGATCCTTGGCTAGCTACGGTCAACAATCCAAATActtgggagttgagaggacaatgacatcctaaccactctttttcatccaaaagaAGTTTAATTTGTGAAAGGATTTGGCAAGTTTAATCATTCGTACTTAGGAAAAGACATATATCTAACCCTTGGCTAAGTACAACCAATAATTAGAGTACTCGGGATTTGAGAGGACAATGTCAACCTGACCACTATTTTTCTCCCTCAGAACACTGGATTGAACTTGTTTTATTGTTGTATATTTTGAGGAGGAAGTCGAGCATCGGACCCCCAATCTAGATACGACTGACAACTCAAGTACATGAATGTTGTCTACAAGCACGTACACCTCATTATTGCATTCCAGTTTATTGAGAAATTATTTTGAAAAGGAatttgacgttggatcaagtgtttggaATTTATTCTAAAAAATATGTGTGAAGAATGGAGGTGGATATAGAAGTAGACTAAGAAGAGAATGGAAAATGATAATAGAAATAAgtacttgacgttggatcaagcactcGCGTTTCTATGAagtgagtttgatttggaaaaacacttgacgttggatcaagtgtgCTTTTGTCTTTTGAAAAGTTTTATTTTATCGTTTGGTTTTATCTTTTAGTTAGCATGCATGGAAAGCTATAAAAGAATGTAAATCTAAACTATTACACTTGCATGGGATGGGGGACATATGACCGACAATGGGGGGATAAAACCATACAATACACAATGGTAAAGAAATAAGATCAAACAAGTTACAAATCAAGCACCATGTCTAAAACAATCAAGTGGCATGATGTCCTCAAACAATACAAGGCAAAATGAATGATTAAAGATCATGGTAGACAAGGTAACTTGGATCCACACTTGAAGTCTCAAAGTCATTAAGCATACAAACACATGGAGTTAGTATGGGATAGAGCTAATGAAATCAATGCATCAAATAGAAACATGTTCAATGGCCTTAAACAATCCAAATGTAAATGGATTAATCATGGACAAATAATCAAAGACTAATCACATGGTCATGGTAAATGAAATAGACGTACACAAGTCATACGCCACATAAATTGAAATGACATTTTCAATTTCCATAAGATAACCACAAACCAAATGAAAAATTAAATGGATGTTAAATCTAATTATCAAAATGGCCTAAACATGAATTTGGAATCAAATGTAATCAAAGCAAATTGACAATCTAAATCACCATTGAATCTTATGAACATGGACATGGCAATCACAATGTAATAGTAAGTTGAATAAAAATTAACTAAAGTAACGAATCATAAAAATCCACAATTAAACATATTAATCAATCATGAATAAAATGGAAAAAAGAGTTAACCAAAACCTAATGGAAAATCATTCTACTCAAGGCATGATTAACTACAAATGAATTAATtctgaaaataataaaaaatcaagAGATCTAATCAACATGATTAAACCTAAATCCAACTAACAAAATCACACTAATTCCTAACTAAATCTAATGATGAATTAACCTAATTATAAAAAAAACTACTATTATCAAAATCtaaaaaaaccctaatttttgcAAGATTAAAAAATATAAGTAGCAATGTTAATTAACAAGAAAttaatataaatttaaaaaaaatagaaatagATTAGGGAGAGAATTAAGCAAGAAAATGAACTAGGGCTATGGGAGTATGAATAATATAAGGGTGTATGCAGCCAACTGCTTGGGCCGTAGGCCTAAGCTCCAAATGCATAACCGAGTTCCATCCTTGCATTGCCCAAGTCTAAACGTTCAGTACAAGACAAATGCTCCTCAAGAAATCAAGTTTCACTCCACTTACTCATTTAAAAATCCCAGGTCAAATGCGCTTAACAGAGGAACTTCATCAAGAACAAGATTCCCcattttattttctgaattttcacGCCTAAACAACCATATAAACATATAGAAAAATCAAGGACTCACTTCCTTAATGATTAATCAAAGGAGAACatgaaaaaggaaaaaataaGTCAAACGAGGATTGACTACTAGACGAGACCCGAATTTGGAAGGATAAGTCAAACGAGAACaggaaaaggaaaagacaagTCAAAGGAGGATTGACTACCAGACGATAACTGGATTCAGAAGGATAAGTCAAATGAGGATTAACTACCAGTCGAGAATTGAATTTGGGAAAGACGAGATAGACGGGAACTAATTACCATACGAGAACTGGATGAGGAATAGATAAGTCAAACGAGAAttgactaccagacgagaactgaATTTGAAAGGGATAAGTCAAACGAGGATTGACTACCATACGAGAACTGGAAAAGGAAAGGGTAATTAAAACGAGAATTGACTACCAGATAAGGACTGGGCTTAGGGAAAAGAAATGTCAAACGAGAAttgactaccagacgagaactgggTTTGAAAGGATAAGTTAAACAAGAATTGACTACTAGACGAGAATTAGGTTAGGACAAGACAAGTGAAACGAGAATTGACTACCAGATGAGAACTAGGTTTTAGAAAAGATAAGTCAAATGAGAATTGACTACCAGATGGGAATTGGGTTTAGAAAATCTAAACCAAAAGAGAATTGACTACCAGACGGGGAATGAGTTTAGAAAAGATAAGTCAAATGAGGATTGACTACTAAACGGGAACTGGGTGAAAGAATAGATAAGTCAAACGAGAATTGACTACCATACGGGAATTGGATTTTAGAAAAGACAAGTCAAACGAGGATTGACTATCAGGCAGGAACTGGGTGAAAGGATATATAAGTCAAATGATAATTGACTACCAGACAGGAAATAGGTTTAGGATAGACAAATGTTCCTCACCAAATATCAAACCAAATGTCATAGTGTTCATCAAATACTAGATGATCATATCCATCAATCCATAAAGTATTccacatgttccatacaatgcatATTGATTCATAATCTGATACACATATTTTAGCTACCTGAATCTGATACATATATGATACACATATTTTAGCTAATTATAATTATACAACACATAAATgattaaattattaaataattaaaatatggGGAATACAAAtgttttttcttttaaatttatttattaaataataattttaaatataatattttcaaattttaatatgattatttgaaaTGATTTAAATTTTGAGACCCCATTTATTGTCCTGTAAACAATTATATTGGTCCTTTTGGCACATGCTAGTTATTACCGATTATCAAAGGCAGTTGTGGTGGTCCTATAATAAACAATTATTCATTAAAGACAAACATGTACGTTTTATGTTCACTCATTTCTCTAGTATTGTTCATGTGATCTTGGTGGCATTTATAACTTGGGCGAAGTAATTTTTATTCAACACATTATTATAAAATTGAAATACCAATAATacaaattttatttttaaaatgtattttaaaaatacatctatcaaacaagtttttttattttctcatctctaaaacagttttcaaaaataagattatcaaacatatttttattttattttattctttaaaacagttttttaaaattgatttaaaaaataatttttaaaaactaaaaacaAAAAAGTCATTCAAACAAGCCCTAATTATTCAAGCCAACGATGTGAATGATGAATTTTAAGAGTTTTTAGACAAAATGAATTATTTGGATGGTTTTATGCTAACTTATATCAAACATTAAATTTTCAAAAAGTTATATCTTTTATCATTTTGCTACTTAGACTCGCACTTTAAAGTATTACAGTTTATTAAATAATGTTAAACATTTTATTTACAAATATAAATTTGAATGAATATATAAATTTAACTTTGTTAACACAACTTTTGTAAGATTGGTGTAAATATTATCTTCTATATAGCCGCATTGGAAAATACGATGGGTAAAATGAAAAAATAGCACAACAAAAAAGAAAATTATATTGTAAACAATTATAAAAGTGTTATCttaattgttttattatttaaGGAAACGATTTATGACTGTCCCTAGCAATAATTATATAACGTTGTCTTAGATGTCATAGAAAAATGTCCTTTATTCTTATAGTTTAGGTTATGCTTGATAATAGTATGACCAAAGAGAGAAAAAAGTGTTGCCTTAGATATAAGCAACACCGGCATAAAAGACAACTAAAATCGTTCTCTATTCTTTGAAAACTTTACCTtgtacccctacaattgtacccacacttttataaataatttttttgaccaaaataccctcatataaatagggtatatttttTAGAAATGAAAAATTTTCCCATTTACGTTTgaagacttccggaacacacatttttgtattttttggcATTGTAAACCGAAACACtaagagtaagtcttccggttcatatagtgtataccggaacacttatctaaagtcttccggtttgtTGCCTTTTGGGGGCATTGAACCAAaagtcttttagaaagtcttccggtttggtTGGTTGTATACCAGAActctttcttaaagacttccgATTTGGATGAACTAAACCGGAACTCTTTTAAGAAGTGTTCCGGTAGTCAACCTTTTATTTTTCCACACTGAAACTCTTCTTTGAAGTATTCCGGTgcgttttttttttaattttaattttttttattttaatttttaataatttttttataatatttttttgtaGTGATTCGAAGACGAGGTGCAGATGGTAGGATTCCAGACCGCACTTTAGGTCGGGGCACATCTTCATCTGCAGCTGAGCCGGCTGGATATCCAGGAGGGtcgtacgatacgtctcttttggtgaagtacgagcatcatgttgctcgacatttatggtttggtgaggtaaataaacgggatatatttgaaaatgaataatagttgaatattttatattgtgttttaattgtttttaggaaagaggtccaaagaaagagttgaaggttgctGGACATGGACTGAAGCTGACATCTAGGATTTCATTGGCTCTTCCACCAcagatggagagttgggtatctagatctggtttatcttcacttcagagaactagtctgaacaagatagacacaaatcttgtctctgcatttgtggaaagatggcatctagagacatcttcatttcacatgccgtttgacgaaatgagcattactttggatgatgtctcatgtctgcttcacttgcccatcaggggTATCTTCTAGAGTCCTCAGGATGTCACGGAAGAGGTAGTTGTTGAACTTGCTGTTGACTACTTAGGAGTGTCACAGGGTGAGGCACAATCACATGTTCGTAGCTGCAGGGGTTCGTATTAtaagttggagtggttatacgatttattcgtacAAGATAGAGTTGCTTCCAATTGGGCATATGCGACCAGAGCATATAtgttgatgttggtgggttccaccatttttgccgataagacctttacacttgtagaggcacgatacctcctactgtttacggacttagatagatgttcaggatatagttggggagcagctgcactagttaccctatacagatatcttggagatgcgtccatgttcagttgcaaacagctcggtggatatcctactctcctacaggtatataatttaattttgtttattaagtgtttgattcattttataaaatatgttaacttaatttattttatttattatgtttgtatttTGCAACATTGTTGGATTCACGGGTACTTTCCAACTGTAGGAAAAAGATGGGAGAATTGGAAACCAGCTGATAATTGTGGTCTTCctcgagcgatgagatggtcgtataggcaaggagtcctgaaggttgctgatttacgacctattttggaTGAGCTGACACCTACCGACGTCATATGACatccatttgaggatcatagagcatggcGTCAGTTTGATGAGATATGTCTCTACAGGGggtgtttgaagtggggtgacacagttgttccatacttgcctgacagatgtttacgtcagttcgggtaCATGCAGTATGTCCCATCCCCACCTATTGATTGTATGATGGCGAcggatattgatgttgattggattgGTTACCATCAGAGCGTTATCGTTGTGATCCATCCAACTACCCtggccaccactccatctgatgtagaaaatggttatctggagtggtattattgtgtttcgcatccacggttggtccctccccatcgtgacgatccaagagaggtaccagttcctgtatatgacgccggaccatctgatcctgattgggctcgtgtatctacattgattcatcgCTATCTAAGACAGGTTAATGTCAAAGAGGAAGATCCACAATTTGCTGATTTATTTAAAGCTTTGCATATTTCAcgttcacattgatttatgtattaagttttagaactgaatataatagacataataTAAAATTCATGTTTTAATTACATATTCATGTTTTGAGTACATATTCATGCTAATATAGGTGTAAGTAATTGTCAATGTTGTAGACGTCctgcaaatcctaacatccaagaAGTTGTTGTATGAGAATGAAATTTCCTCCAATCTAAATAGACCGGTGGCAACggaaacccctctttcatgttaacctgataaagtgaaataattaaaatattaagtcatataaaatattaagtgaaataattaaaatattaaatcatataaaataacttgtcatacaaaatacgtacctgaacccaatgattttggttaacaaaaccaatgcaataaatagagacatttggtgaatgtgaacttgtcatcggaaagaaagtcatgcatggattgcctaaacagacaagtacaatttgctatcaagtaacccatatctggtagagtcaaccatttttcaggtggctgtgaaccaaaggattctatcatcaaagattctctcacttctggcaaccgattagaaaataacttgtcatacaaagttgacCTATCCTTGTCTGTTATTTCCAACCTCAACTCTCTGCGAACCATTGgccaaccatcctcaccatatccatgcaatgactctaaatccaTAATTACCATAtgattcaacattaactacatcttcaatgtatgacctaatatgattaggaaattgaagagtgaattgtggttgcttctttgataattttaacttcttctaagtctgtgatggttgagattgcctttgtgaagattgagatgccttatcaacatactcatgatacgaagggtccctataaacatcatattctgctggttttttccctttcttcttcactcctcctttggtttttagtttctcaggtggtggacacaatggagtcattgttgggtatgctcgttcacataccctactctttaatgcccttttcccaataacatctaatgacctaaatcgTTTCCACAATTCATCCATTGCACaagtcatatccacctctgatccatcatctgcacctacctctaactcaacttccatagttagtttcctccaatgaacatgaacaacatcTATGGGTATCGCTATACCACCTAGTgtgtatcttcctaactcacaagcacaaggtaacccataagatgttctaagagtacaaccacatatttgcctgttagttccaacataatcaactctcaataactcttcagcaatacgtctcaaagcagctcgagatacGGAACCACACAAATAACCATAATAGGGACTTATGTGcgcgtgctcaacttcgtaaaaactcttttgaaaagaagctctaatgttttccagttgtaacctcaagttgttattcatagcttcccaacatttgaccatgtcacctatattgtttcctaacatctgctttaacttccaatgagcagattcaaccctaaaaatattgaaaataacacataaaaaatacatagaaaaaatatcacatataaaaataacacataaaaaattataagacgtaccgattagtcgttgtgttacccaaatgtagcactcgattaatccatgctccaacaaatctatgcctatgtggagtcaaccatgtgtctttcagATAATTcataaatccactataatcaacacatgcttgctcaagttAATGCAACCTttgaccatactcaacctcatcactagcccaaacaacttccatccataatgtgtctatcgtcttttgcaggtcattcaccacatgttgtttgcatttggcaccaacgtttttgttaatgtgaaatctacatagcaaattaatcaacCTGGGAAACACAATTacaattgctttcatcaaagtaagatctctatctgtcaaaatcacttgtggacacaagtctttcttcacaaacaactcttttagtttctccaatacccaataaaaattctctgtctgctcagactccatatacgcaaatgcaacagcaaagtcaactcggttgatgtcatgccaacaatttcaaacaaaagttgtctatatttgtttgtcttgtaagtgctatccataactaacacaatcggaaaaatattcaacaacttaactgaatcaggatgggcccaaaatatctctctcacaacttccgagtcatccttttttctactccaatagACATAGCCTGCATCCTTAATAAGCTTAAACAGATGTTGTATCTCACTtctaggacctcttatctctttttgtatcacactcttatgcttgtatacttgcgtaatccgagtgacattctcaggatctcggtcttgcaaggaaagcaatatgtgtctaggtggtacatgtctctttgtcaaatcagtgacatgttgcttctcatctgtggtcaacctaccaataaaggaatgaccttctaatctatcaggtaaaccatgattatgtaacccacattttacatcaatcttccaaccagacccatctttcgccggagtcgacctaattttaaatgggcatccacatttcttggacgcactttgggtaccactatcaatactcttgtgtttcccacctttatcacaaccaaatattaatttgttacttctccctctcttccctgtttcagtatctgaacgactgataataacagttactttattatcgattccaacctctttaatccatctgatcacctcttctcgtgtaccaaatctttcaGTCGTTATAAACGCATCagaagtatctacacatatttggggaagattttccattcctgcacaataaaaaaaattttaaaaaaataaaataaaaaaaaagtaaaCCGGAACACTTCTTGAAAGAGTTCTGGAACACATAATACACAAATCGGAAGACTTCTACGAAGAGTTCCGGTATGTGTCACTTTGTTTACCGGGACTCTTTCAAGAAGTGTTCCGGAACGTGACTTTTTTCTTAAAGAACCGGAACTCTTTCGTGAAGACTTCCGGTTCATTACTTTGTGTGTTCCGGATGtcttttgtaaagtcttccggtttggaaaaaatacataccggaagtctttttcCAGGAGTTCCGGTGCGAGGGTGAAATGTGTAATTTTTGAAAGtttcaactgaatggtaaaaatgaaatggtaaattggttaaaaccagTTAAGGGTAGAATTGGAATTTTTTAAGAATTGTAGGGGTATGAGGCTAAACGTAGGGGTACGAAGTAAAATTTTCCTATTCTTTTAGGCAATTTTTATATATGTTTCTAACAATTATTTTGAAGTGTTGTAACATACAACAAATATTGGAGCGAGTCTTCATATTTAAAGAGAAGAGATTGTTTATGCAAAATTTATTTGTTAAtctaaattaatttttttcaaGATTTATTACACTTGTATATAAGGTTATTGTTTGTTTTAAATTCTTTAGATAAAAATGATGGGGAGAGAGGTAAATGATGAGTGAATTTGGGATTTTAACACTActataaaaatatatataatttcTGATGCGAAGTTGATTTAACATCGGTTACTAAAATTGGGTAATGAATGACGTCATGGAAACTCTCCATTATACGCCTCGATTTTTGAATAACTGAGAGGATAGTTGAAATGACAATTGCTTCGATCCCTAACAATAGCTTTTTTTATATTTGCAAAACTAGCGTCACATACCGCTCGACTTATGGCCAAAACCGAGGGAAAAGAtaaattctttttttttaaatactattatattgtttacacaaaatattagaaaattaatttatttacaaactacattgtttacacagaatattaaAGTTAAAATATATAACAAATTTTGATGCGGATCACTATTGGCAGTGTCTTGAGTGTTGATACTCATTAAATGAATGACAAAAATTTATTTAAGGACGGTGAATAAACTTATTAAACACGCTTATATTTCTTCTTGAGTCAAAACTGAGTTGAATTGTGtttcttttaaaataaaaaatacaataaaatatg includes:
- the LOC127137059 gene encoding protein MAIN-LIKE 1-like, encoding MVIRRRGADGRIPDRTLGRGTSSSAAEPAGYPGGSYDTSLLVKYEHHVARHLWFGEERGPKKELKVAGHGLKLTSRISLALPPQMESWVSRSGLSSLQRTSLNKIDTNLVSAFVERWHLETSSFHMPFDEMSITLDDVSCLLHLPIRGIF